AAGGGTCATTAACTCACAAAATACCTGGAATACCTAATATACCTGGAACACCTGGTATACTTGGAATTGGCCGTTAGTTTTCgattaacttttgtttttatttcttttgtgtTGACTATGGCAATAATTACTATACTATTTTTTGTGGGTTTTTTTAGTGGttatgagtaaataattataatataaatatttatttttgttgataaatatattagcaatggataaaataattgtctattttatattatacttaGCAATAGTAAAAGATAATTGTGTCTTTCCGGGAAAAAATCATCAGACCTGATTATGCTTAATCATGCATTACCATGCATGATTGATGCATGCCTTTGTACGATTCATGCAAGAGCATGCATGGTCATGCATAGCCGGGATCTATCATGCATGGTCATGCGCGACGAGGCGGGAATAGTCATGCATGTTTTATGCAATATCATGCATGATCAAACTTAGTCATGAATGATCATTCATGACTTGGCACGATTCATGCAAAGACATGCATGATCATTCATGATTGAACTTGGTCATGCATGATATTGCATGAATCATGCATGACTATTCTTGCCTTGTCATGCATGATTAAACATGTCTTTGCATGATCGTGCAAAAACGTGCCTGGATCATGCACGATTATACCTGAATCATGCACGATCATGCATGACCAAGCCTGatgattttttcccgggttagtagtaatattaataaatggataaacaaattattatattctacGAGTAAATTTAAGTTACAGCTAAACctaaatgttattattaagtaacatgagattaaacaaattaaagtaTATGATAAGAAGACGTTACTAAAAGTCTCACTAAATATGTGTTGATCATTCcgcattttaattttgtgtatCATCATCCACTATAACTTCAATGATGGAAAAATGTTTCTGACGTTTTATTTCCTTGACACGACTGTTGATCACAATCCAAAAATGAATGTTGAcaccttgaaaaaaaactcacaTAAACATATACGAAcgtttataattgaaattaaacaaactaacaagtaattttgaattaggTGAGAACTTGAGCTTAATTGGTATAGAACCTTTTGagttattccaaaaataacatcttttgaaaaaaaaattgtttttggaTAACCCTCAGTATACTTGAtggatttatttcaaaatctaattaacTCTATAAGCTGCGTAGAATATCCCCAGTTTAGAAAATCCCATAGgatccaatagattctcataaattcccaTACAGATTTtctaagaatgaatgagttttaTGAGAAGTATTATAGTTTAGTATGGACCTTAAATACACGGATATAAGAAtatatcggattttttaagcagagCCGCCTCAACCATTAAAATCGGAATTAATCAAGAGATATCACTGCCGAAAGAATTTCGAAAAAGTGTTTCTTTCttataatctaaaaaatcgtaaaattcGCTTATTGACTCTAATAACGTTTCAGCGTAAGAGGCTGAAAAACTGCTTCAACTCCTgcctcaaacgtcaaaatcgattaattagttcAGAGGGTATCGACAAAGAAAAattgtagaaataaaaatttactttgtttttGTCAAATAACGCATATTGTAATTCCTTGTATGTTCCAAAACTTATACCGGCCTTTTGGCTTCatgatgtttaataatttctctATGAAATATTGCAATCGGTTTGatagattaaataatatcatcatcaaaacttttgaaaaatcactATTTCTGAAGTTTTTTCAGGATGTTTCATATTATAATAGTGATGTGAAGCTGACCGTCAGGTCATTTTTTGACCGTCACGTCATGGTCACAAGACCGTCAGCGGACCGTTTATAAAATGACGAACCGTCACAATTATGGCGACATCTTACAAACGCCTTTCTAACTTTtatacaaattcaaaatttgaaaccgCCATTTTCTCAAAAGTACCATGAGATAAGAATacgaaggaaaaaataaatctttcaaTCATTTGCAAACAAGATTGCGTCTAATCATCTAGCTTGTTGTGACTGACAAAGTTCATGACCAAGCCTAAATTTgtgttcaaaaatttgatgacGATCACAAATCATCTAGCTAGACGTGACTGACgaaatttgtgataaaaaaatttttgacggtCCGAAATGACGGGCTCTGACCGGAAAATTTGTGACGGTCATTTCGCATTAGAACAGGCACATCATTTAGGTTCTTTAGTCACAAGACCGTCTTGTCACCAAAACTCAGAATAACGATCATTCCGCATCACCCTTCATATAATAACTCGCTCGTTCAATTCAAAGTTCCCGCAACTTTTCTTACcaattatttctataactttctgttaaaaaacattgaatttatAGAGAATTCATAATCGTGatcaaaacttgaaaaaaggatcattactgaatattttaaatttctcaaattcTCGGAGGATATTACGAATTGTAgcttttttcgagctcaaatattaattttttttgtttattttaactcTTTCAAATTTACGTCTTATCAAATAAACTATGAAAaagctatttttttaatttctcgtGGTAGTATCTCGATTTCGTTCGATCTTAAACTATCCGAATTCCTAAGAGATCGTATTGCTTCTTActtctattaataataatgctaCACAATAGAATCTATGACCTcgtcaatataattttaagtattaaaaaaaacagcaGATACAGAAATGCTTATACAGTAAAATATGATAACTAGAAAAAAGAgtcatacacagaaaaaacagttaacttggttcaagaaaattattgtcttCCGAATTTTCTGtcttgattcaataaaaataaaatacttgattcaaaaacttttttttggttcaagaCAGTAAATTCTCTTGctccaaaaaaagttatttttgaagcgaaattgaaaatttcttggtttaaGAAAAGAAATTCTAGGCTAAAGAAAATAAGTCATCTCTGGCcaaaaaatcaactttttgatcgaaaaaaagtttaacttcgGCCAAGAAACTTTTTCTTAccccaagaaaaaaaatttctcactccaaaaaatcaaagttttgaacgaaaaaaagtttacttgaACCAAGATATTTTTCCTTGCcccaaggaaaaaaaatttcttgctccaaaaaataaacgtcttttgattaaaaaaaaaagaaacccttgagccaagaaaaaatttcttggcgcaagaaaaaaattctcttgctccgaaaaataaattacttaagagaaaataaaagttgcttgggtcaagaaaaaaaaatttcttgctctTAAAGTTTGCTTCTTTAATACagacttaaatttttctcaatcaaaaattttattctctctaCAAAAGATTGACGTgttgattctttttttttttttttttttttttttttatctgaaacgtaattttttgtatttttatttcgcaaaaaatctttcaagtaaactttaatattaaatatttaagtcatgatgtattataggatatactatagtACAATTCAAAGAGGTACTTGTAGCTCGGTCAAATGACAAAGTGCTCAAATAAAATCGTACTGAAATTTGGAATTTAACAATTCTAGAATATCTTTCGTACCAGGGACACACTACAAATGGTAAGCGcaatctagtggcgagcaccgaactactcccgctGCTACTGCCTAGCACCGGTGATTTTCCCCCTCTCCACATCGATCTTTTctctcaagaaattttttctcttggctTAAGCAACTTTTGTTGTCTTGGTCAGAGAATACAAAAATACTTGCGTGAAAAGAATAAGTACTTGTTccgagaaatttattttctttaaccaaaaaaatgcaatattgctacaaaaaaataatgtatcttgctccaaaaaatatctcttactttaagaaatataaactcttgaaacaagtgaaaattttttgatttaagcgtaaaaatatgttgacgtgagaaaaaaaattttgattcaagataaaaatttgaaggtAATTGTTTACTTGgggcaagtaaatttttattttccgaatcgatcaaaaaaaatttcttgaatcaagaatattttcctTGATTcaagttaactgttttttctgtgtaataaTGATAAGTATTAAGtgttatgaaataataatctattttaacatatattcTGTTAATCAGTGACATACTTAGCCATACTCCAACAAACAATCCTCCATACCACAAAAGTTTCAAATTGTGTTTTCCAGGATGTAAAATACAAGACAACacataataaatcataaatagtaTTGTTATcgaaatttctataaaatggACAACTAAGTGCGGCCACATTAGTTGATGTATCTTctggaagtaaaaaattattttatattatcttcaatgaaatattttatccgCTGCTTTTTTCAGCTCCCAACGTTTACATTTTTCTGGTTAAAGATTCTACTGATCCCATTAAGACCAAGAAAATCTATATTCTTTACTCCTAAAATCTCATTTACTTCAATCAGAAATCCATTGAGACTTTATTGTTCTCTATAGAATTCAATCGGAACTTTTAGTCAGAGttaataagagaaaaaaatataagttaacaGCATTTAGATTTTCTTGATTTGTTGTTGATTCGTCACTTTTACagtttaatgaattaataaaattagggGCCGCCAATCGTGTTTGAATCGGATCGAGTATAACTGTTCGAtttgtaatttgaataaaaagaaagGTTGAATCGAATAGTTCGATCCCATTAAACAATATTGCAAGCGAAAATTGTATTGAAATTGTTCTACGGCCGAAGAAAATGCTAAAGTAGTGAAAACATGGCTGAAAACTATCCAGGTCGAAAAATGGTCAATAATTAGGCCTAAGAAACCGAAAACAGGCTGACTCAATTTATCGGCCAATTTTCGGCCTCTTTATTAGGAATAATAAAGTTTCGGCGTGTATAAGACCAACTTTCGacctttttcaataaaattctacGGTTTCAGTAAGGTTTCGTAGGATTTCAGgcctttttttaataaacgtcTACGAAAAGGAAatcatgggaatggttcctataattttatgaaatt
This genomic window from Microplitis demolitor isolate Queensland-Clemson2020A chromosome 6, iyMicDemo2.1a, whole genome shotgun sequence contains:
- the LOC103575136 gene encoding uncharacterized protein LOC103575136 is translated as MKTVNHCCCFGLSTASILIGLLNIIFLKFVIYAVIAFRRQLDFCELFNFILPFCADYINRLDSISTFIVIKYVAAIMMMVGSDQKIHQLMWPHLVVHFIEISITILFMIYYVLSCILHPGKHNLKLLWYGGLFVGVWLSVNIHFWIVINSRVKEIKRQKHFSIIEVIVDDDTQN